From the genome of candidate division KSB1 bacterium, one region includes:
- a CDS encoding TrbC/VirB2 family protein → MFCFRRTVMQTVLQALQNVINYLILFASPILVIALIMAGFNMASSDSSRHEKAKRQLIGIGIAAILIFGARFIVPALISLVPGSSF, encoded by the coding sequence TTTAGGAGGACAGTCATGCAAACAGTCTTACAAGCACTTCAAAATGTCATCAATTATCTCATATTGTTTGCCTCGCCCATTCTGGTCATCGCGCTTATCATGGCTGGGTTCAATATGGCCAGTTCAGATAGCAGCCGGCATGAGAAGGCAAAACGCCAGCTCATCGGCATTGGCATTGCCGCTATTCTGATCTTTGGGGCCCGGTTCATTGTCCCAGCTCTGATCTCACTCGTCCCTGGTTCTTCTTTCTAA
- a CDS encoding ATP-binding protein yields MNYTKLTEREAYRYRATLPKYLPYLDILDKFIIKKNGNFVAGFEIETLDNMGLSSDDYEMIALTFENALNSLDQKVNLQFYYTFDYYPYAEDFVYTDDPILNYFKFHRHQYLSFYKYLKCRTYLFVDFDAATSFRTPFNISLSNGTVVQRFKSEHERQVAAREQDIKSLKANFENSGIILRRLNDSELAEILYQSINLTNEPFDRPIDSLALNSQLSANDYSVERGFLKIGSQYVACLSLSLLPEVTRSHHLYNNIPLPYIFPLLHNLPFPHRVVLSCQNADMEKEVNRLSRKLNFTRFLMNFSQNKEGRRSEIRYRELNELLDEIYHKHKKLASLSLTVVLYDTDIDRLNEKINRTNLAFSNIDKSQAVLETLDILPIYMSCLPGNSEENYHRLLVKTSNAAQFICVSNFNRGHHRGVVVKNRNNEPILFDYFDPRLNSWNAIIIGPTGTGKSYLMQALLLQLLEQGVKVFGLDVGGVGNIGGSYKKMITLLNGRYIELNIDHPIPLNPFALIKDNFDTKKQLFLRAFLEKLILEREEKSISKVEQAFISKVLEKYVAEYKGTRNLKTFVEFFAKQRDEEGYVDVKLLARKMYIYTHGEYSRFLCADEMIDIKEDLVCFDLKGLENHPDLQGIIAIIITGLLWDLMERNLNHQKVIFADELWKVLGDNSTIGHLVVELFRTSRKMGAGIFAISQSIDDIESVSFSTPIKDNALNHFILAHKPKQLESLARAFGYTDHQLALIASLRRGEFFLDRDGRITVLKIDTSQYDHYLFTTNRQENNELEQNLIKYEGNLLKAIDQLAKKKVLSKDAVLV; encoded by the coding sequence ATGAATTATACCAAACTGACAGAACGAGAAGCCTATCGATACCGGGCTACGCTGCCAAAATATTTGCCGTACCTTGATATTCTTGATAAATTCATCATCAAAAAGAACGGCAACTTCGTGGCTGGCTTCGAAATCGAGACGCTGGATAACATGGGTCTATCGAGTGACGATTATGAGATGATTGCTCTGACCTTCGAAAACGCACTGAATAGTTTGGATCAAAAGGTCAATTTGCAATTTTATTACACATTCGATTACTACCCTTACGCTGAGGATTTCGTTTACACCGATGACCCAATATTGAATTATTTCAAATTTCACCGGCATCAATATCTATCTTTTTATAAGTACCTCAAATGTCGCACTTACTTGTTCGTCGATTTTGATGCAGCGACTTCATTTCGAACGCCGTTCAATATTTCGCTATCTAATGGGACGGTTGTGCAACGGTTTAAATCAGAGCACGAGCGACAGGTGGCAGCTCGAGAACAAGACATCAAATCGCTCAAAGCCAATTTCGAAAATAGTGGCATCATTTTGCGCCGATTGAATGACAGCGAGCTGGCCGAGATCCTTTATCAATCGATCAATTTGACGAACGAGCCATTCGATCGTCCCATTGATAGCCTGGCGCTCAATAGCCAATTGTCAGCCAATGACTACAGTGTCGAACGGGGATTTCTCAAAATTGGAAGTCAGTACGTGGCATGCCTTTCTTTGAGCTTGCTGCCCGAGGTCACTCGGTCGCATCATCTTTACAATAATATCCCGTTACCCTATATTTTTCCGCTATTGCATAATTTGCCTTTTCCACATCGGGTGGTGCTGTCGTGTCAGAACGCCGATATGGAAAAAGAAGTAAACCGACTGTCTCGCAAACTCAATTTCACCCGCTTTTTGATGAACTTTTCCCAGAACAAAGAGGGGCGTCGCAGTGAAATTCGCTATCGGGAATTGAACGAGCTGTTGGACGAAATTTATCATAAGCATAAAAAGCTGGCCTCACTAAGCTTGACGGTCGTGCTCTACGATACCGATATCGATCGACTGAATGAAAAGATCAATCGGACCAATCTGGCGTTCAGCAATATCGACAAGAGTCAGGCAGTACTGGAAACGCTAGACATTCTGCCGATCTATATGAGCTGCCTGCCGGGCAATTCCGAAGAAAATTATCATCGGCTATTGGTCAAAACGTCCAATGCCGCGCAATTCATTTGTGTGAGCAACTTCAACCGTGGTCATCATCGCGGCGTTGTGGTGAAAAACCGGAATAATGAGCCAATTTTATTTGACTATTTTGATCCTCGGCTCAATAGCTGGAACGCCATTATTATTGGACCCACCGGGACTGGCAAAAGCTATCTTATGCAGGCATTGTTATTACAATTGCTGGAACAGGGGGTGAAAGTATTTGGATTGGATGTTGGGGGTGTCGGAAATATCGGCGGCAGTTATAAAAAAATGATCACGCTTCTGAATGGTAGGTATATTGAGCTCAATATTGATCATCCGATTCCGCTGAACCCATTCGCCCTAATTAAAGACAATTTCGATACCAAAAAGCAATTATTTCTCCGAGCGTTCCTCGAGAAGCTCATTTTGGAGCGCGAGGAGAAATCTATCTCGAAGGTGGAGCAAGCATTCATCAGCAAAGTATTGGAAAAATACGTCGCCGAATACAAGGGGACTCGCAATCTGAAGACCTTTGTCGAATTTTTTGCCAAGCAGCGTGATGAAGAAGGTTATGTTGATGTAAAACTGTTGGCCCGAAAGATGTATATATATACGCATGGCGAATACAGTCGCTTCCTCTGCGCCGATGAAATGATCGACATCAAAGAAGATCTCGTCTGCTTCGATCTGAAAGGGCTCGAAAATCATCCTGATCTTCAGGGCATCATCGCAATCATCATCACTGGCCTATTGTGGGATTTGATGGAGCGCAACCTCAATCATCAGAAAGTCATTTTCGCCGATGAGCTGTGGAAGGTGCTTGGGGACAACTCGACCATTGGTCATTTGGTGGTTGAGCTATTTCGGACGTCTCGAAAGATGGGAGCTGGCATCTTCGCGATTTCTCAGTCAATCGATGACATTGAATCAGTCAGTTTCTCGACGCCGATCAAAGATAATGCGCTCAACCATTTTATTTTGGCGCACAAGCCGAAACAATTGGAGTCGCTGGCGCGGGCTTTTGGTTACACCGATCATCAGTTGGCCCTGATCGCTAGCCTCCGCCGAGGCGAGTTTTTCTTGGATCGCGATGGCCGAATTACCGTGCTGAAAATCGACACCAGCCAATACGACCATTATCTTTTCACCACCAATCGCCAGGAAAATAACGAGCTGGAGCAGAATCTAATCAAATATGAGGGCAACTTATTAAAGGCAATTGATCAATTAGCCAAGAAAAAGGTGCTGTCGAAAGATGCGGTTTTGGTTTG